In Helianthus annuus cultivar XRQ/B chromosome 3, HanXRQr2.0-SUNRISE, whole genome shotgun sequence, a single window of DNA contains:
- the LOC110928378 gene encoding 60S acidic ribosomal protein P1 yields MSIAELACSYACLILSDDGIPITAEKIATLLKAANLNCESYWPGLFAKLAEKKNIEDLILNVGVGGGGGGAPAAAAPAAGGGPAAAAPPPEEKKEEPMEESDDEPLLGLFD; encoded by the exons ATGTCGATCGCAGAGCTTGCTTGTTCTTACGCATGTTTGATTCTTAGCGACGATGGCATCCCCATCACG GCTGAGAAGATTGCTACCCTTCTGAAGGCTGCTAATCTCAACTGTGAATCTTACTGGCCGGGTTTGTTTGCGAAGCTTGCAGAGAAGAAAAACATAGAGGATCTCATTCTGAATGTTGgagttggtggtggcggtggtggtgctcCGGCGGCTGCTGCCCCTGCCGCTGGTGGTGGTCCAGCTGCCGCCGCGCCTCCCCCAGAGGAAAAGAAG GAAGAACCAATGGAAGAGAGTGATGATGAGCCTTTGCTCGGCTTATTCGATTAA